From the genome of Deinococcus ruber, one region includes:
- a CDS encoding HU family DNA-binding protein — translation MSDADRDADPFTPHRVGRVQLTAQLQRLAQLEPEQATLAVQTVFQVIKRHLELDTTVSLPGLGSLHCEGQPRRVVFRPARFLNQHLQDQLAVPFEDDGVFDTDAER, via the coding sequence ATGTCCGACGCCGACCGTGACGCCGACCCCTTCACCCCCCACCGGGTCGGACGGGTGCAGCTCACCGCCCAACTCCAACGCCTCGCCCAGCTCGAGCCCGAGCAGGCCACCCTGGCCGTGCAGACTGTGTTCCAGGTGATCAAGCGTCACCTCGAACTCGACACCACCGTCAGCCTGCCCGGCCTCGGCAGTTTGCATTGCGAGGGACAGCCGCGCCGCGTGGTCTTCCGACCCGCCCGGTTCCTCAATCAGCACCTCCAAGATCAGCTGGCCGTGCCCTTTGAAGACGACGGCGTGTTCGACACGGACGCCGAGCGATAA
- a CDS encoding IS6 family transposase → MNDCKPYRRRFPISIIQHAVWLYPRFPLSYRDVQELLQERGIEVSHDTLREWNIKFSPLIAEELRHREPRRGSRWHMDEVCTTVGGVRHWLWRAVNEHGIVLDILLQRHRDTEAARTFLARLLGEYHIPATICTDKLASYGATIRELPALQEIDHQQVISTDRCKNLIEQAHRPTRQQERGQLGFRKIKRTQEFLNLQARVTNLHRHTRTIVPAHIRRSNQYRACQLWREVSAGVV, encoded by the coding sequence GTGAATGACTGTAAGCCCTACCGCCGCCGTTTCCCGATCAGCATCATCCAGCACGCGGTTTGGCTGTACCCTCGCTTCCCGCTCAGTTACCGAGATGTGCAGGAACTGCTTCAGGAGCGTGGTATTGAGGTCAGCCACGACACGCTTCGCGAGTGGAACATCAAATTCTCGCCGCTCATCGCTGAAGAGCTGCGTCACCGGGAACCCCGACGGGGTTCCCGGTGGCACATGGACGAGGTCTGTACCACCGTCGGCGGTGTCCGTCACTGGCTCTGGAGAGCCGTGAACGAGCACGGGATCGTGCTCGACATCTTGCTGCAGCGCCACCGAGATACCGAAGCAGCAAGAACGTTCCTGGCTCGCCTGCTCGGCGAATATCACATCCCAGCGACGATCTGCACCGACAAACTTGCCAGTTACGGGGCCACCATCCGAGAACTTCCAGCACTTCAGGAGATCGACCATCAGCAGGTCATCTCGACGGACCGCTGCAAAAACCTGATTGAGCAAGCCCACCGTCCCACACGACAACAAGAGCGTGGTCAACTCGGTTTCAGGAAGATCAAGCGAACCCAGGAATTCCTGAATCTCCAAGCCCGAGTCACCAACCTTCACCGCCACACCAGAACTATCGTTCCCGCCCACATCAGAAGAAGCAACCAATACCGGGCATGTCAGCTCTGGCGTGAGGTCAGTGCAGGGGTGGTCTGA